The following coding sequences are from one Lolium rigidum isolate FL_2022 chromosome 6, APGP_CSIRO_Lrig_0.1, whole genome shotgun sequence window:
- the LOC124663747 gene encoding protein PHYTOCHROME KINASE SUBSTRATE 4-like — protein MDRYRVAPSRPVFLSGASHHRHLQAAAGRRSGGPDTELDIFTAERYFNAADAVKYSAAAVHAADAPTNQTAASSEASWNSRSGLLASNQSSSAAGRQHDKVGHGGGNAIDLGLGLVVEVARDDRCHRGGIGKKTGQRWGLFSRDCPCAGRKAVTVDVASEPPSPTTPRIHHPRIDALEERAVFKANGLPPPSPNDEPGVMKIVSTAGSRAFPLRASIDGVIPPAPNQGGASSFPVFPPDVGRRVVSSGSGFTFPVIAPAVVDEPPRESLEVFRPIDEDSVVLVDPPPPSLGVAGFLRAPAAVAAATDHDDVDDAMSDASSDLFDLESFAASSSYPTTYRGRSSRRNSGDDDHLGMGYAAAAAEPALSECMYAPSEASVVWSVATAEGVAYDAGSVANFSSAASACCVDDFHFVPRTESAAGHDGFTAAMSRSAGRKKGGGFLNSCRCEKAVSVGPTPVRVARPPAVPAKTAGRAMGLESGGAARYHNRRVHMPVRT, from the coding sequence ATGGACCGCTACAGAGTGGCGCCGTCCCGGCCGGTCTTCCTCTCCGGCGCCAGTCACCACCGCCACCTGCAGGCCGCGGCGGGGCGGCGATCGGGCGGCCCTGACACGGAGCTCGACATCTTCACGGCCGAGCGCTACTTCAACGCGGCCGACGCCGTCAAGTACAGCGCCGCCGCGGTCCATGCGGCGGACGCGCCGACGAACCAGACCGCGGCGTCGTCCGAGGCGAGCTGGAACAGCCGCTCCGGCCTGCTTGCCAGCAACCAGTCCTCGTCCGCTGCGGGTAGGCAGCACGACAAGGTAGGCCACGGTGGCGGCAATGCCATCgacctcggcctcggcctcgTCGTCGAGGTCGCGAGGGACGATCGGTGTCACCGTGGTGGCATTGGCAAGAAGACCGGGCAGCGGTGGGGGCTCTTCAGCAGGGACTGCCCCTGCGCTGGACGGAAGGCCGTCACCGTCGACGTCGCCTCCGAGCCTCCCAGCCCGACCACTCCAAGAATCCACCACCCGAGGATCGACGCCCTGGAGGAGCGCGCGGTCTTCAAGGCCAACGGGCTGCCTCCTCCGTCCCCCAACGACGAGCCGGGCGTGATGAAGATCGTGAGCACCGCGGGGAGCCGCGCGTTCCCGCTTCGTGCCAGCATCGACGGCGTCATCCCGCCAGCGCCGAACCAGGGCGGCGCCTCGTCGTTCCCCGTCTTCCCGCCGGACGTCGGCCGCCGCGTGGTGAGCTCCGGCAGCGGGTTCACGTTCCCGGTGATCGCCCCGGCCGTCGTCGACGAGCCGCCGCGGGAGTCGCTGGAGGTGTTCCGCCCCATCGACGAGGACTCCGTGGTGCTCGTGGACCCGCCGCCGCCTTCATTGGGCGTGGCCGGCTTCCTCCGCGCGCCGGCGGCCGTGGCCGCGGCGACGGATCATGACGACGTCGACGACGCGATGAGCGACGCCAGCTCCGACCTGTTCGACCTGGAGAGCTtcgcggcgtcgtcgtcgtaccCGACCACCTACCGCGGGCGCAGCAGCCGGCGCAACTCGGGCGACGACGACCACCTGGGGATGGGGtacgccgccgcggccgcggagCCGGCGCTGAGCGAGTGCATGTACGCGCCCAGCGAGGCCAGCGTGGTGTGGAGCGTGGCCACGGCCGAGGGCGTCGCCTACGACGCGGGCAGCGTCGCCAACTTCTCCAGCGCGGCCTCCGCGTGCTGCGTCGACGACTTCCATTTCGTCCCGCGGACGGAGTCTGCCGCCGGGCACGACGGGTTCACCGCCGCTATGTCCCGGAGCGCCGGCCGCAAGAAAGGTGGAGGGTTCTTGAACAGCTGCAGGTGCGAGAAGGCCGTCAGCGTCGGTCCGACCCCCGTCCGGGTGGCCCGGCCGCCGGCGGTCCCGGCCAAGACGGCCGGCCGCGCCATGGGGCTCGAGAGCGGCGGCGCCGCGCGGTACCACAACCGCCGCGTCCACATGCCGGTCCGGACGTAA